atagtttttaattgtACAACTGATTTGGTCCCTCAAGgtccaaaataaaataaggaaacctCAGTGAAAGCAGCTGTCTTGGGAGGTTTGTGACATGTAGCCTGACTTTTCCCTCACTGCCTAAGGATGTCGGAACCCTGGCAGGGGTTCGGGCTGCATGCTGCATCTGACAATGAACAAGGACAGTAACTTCACGTTGGTCTCTTCCAAGGAGAAAACGGCACACAAAGGGTCTGCTTGCTTATTTAGAGGTAGAGTCTTGCTAGGCTGTCCAGGCTGGCCCCCTGCCTGTCTTCAGAAGTGAGGGATCACAGGGCCACCTCCTTTCATGGGCTCACGAGGTTTCTTAACATCCCCTGCCTGTTTTCAGTGGCTGAATGGCGttatttgtggagaaagaaaagtcagccaaCTTCTGTTTGCGTGGGCCAAGGAGCTTGGACACACAAAGCAAGGAGCACAAGTATTTCAAATAACACAGCACCGGGTGGAGACACAACTTTCTGAACTCAGATGCAACTCGGCACAGACCCACGCATAACACATAGGACCCCTCCAGGCTCGCACAGGCCGGGAGAGGCCAGCTGAGTATTTGCTGCCGTGCGCTACGTGCGGCGCGCGCGGTTCTGGGAACGCGGCTGAGTCCCGCTGGCCCAGGGTTCCCTGACACCGGGCTCGCCTTCCAGCACGCTCCGGGCTCATCCAGCCCCGCGGTGATCACGTTCCGGGGACAGGGGCTCGTGGCCCAGCTGCGCGCTGGTTGGCCCTGCCGTCGGGCCGCTGATTGGTCCGAGGGGCCAGCTCACGTGGTCGGGCTCTGATAAGCTGCCTCCCGGCCCCGGCGGTCAGTCGGCGGGCTGGACCGTGGCCCTGCATGCACTAGGTGCTGGCTGTGAAGTTGCGCGGGGTGAGGTTATCGCGGTCGCCGCTGCCTCTCGGCCCAATGAGCTGCACCAGGTAGGTTCAGTGCAACTCTGCGCCCTAACGGAGGGGAACCTGCAGCTGCTGCAGGACGTTGGgcgcggggggcgggggggggaggctcctgtggttttgtcttttctgcagatggagaccccggaggcctggaAGGAGTGGAATTGAGTTGTACTTCTTAGAGCTTGTTTTGGGAGTCAGCACCCCAAAGCAGAAACTGCCTTAGCGCGAGTCAGCTATGGCTGGGATTCCCTTCTTGAAGTGACTCTGTTGCCTTTGAGCTCAAAGACCCAAGCACTTGAGGGCTGCATAGTTTGCACCCTGACATTGCTGTTGGGGTAGTTTAGGCTGTGGCAGAAGTTACAGGACGattttgcatttattcattcctCCCATTTGCCTATCCTGGTTTGCCATAGAATACTCAGTCTCAAGGTTTGAGCAAACTCTCATTTTTAACTCTTGCCCAATTCTAAAATTTACTATAAATGCAGACgtgaataaacaaataacagctcagcaaaacaaaaacaatgaataacAGCTCAATCAACCAAGCAACCGAGAACATCCCATGAAATTTAATTGCGTCTCCAAGTCGTGATGTAGTAAAAGAATTCTCCCTCCCCAAATCCTGCCTGTTAATGGTTGTTAGACAAATACACTTAGAGCTTTTGTCTGTCAGGAAAACTCCTATTAAATGAGTTCTGTATACATTCTTTACTGTCTGTGATGATGACCATTTGCCAGCGGGCTGTGCTTAGTGAGGCTGTGAAGAGAAATTCTTCAAGCCAgactatgtctgtctgtctatctatctatcatttatttatgctCAAATATAAATACCACTTGCCCAAACAGTAGAAAACACCAAAGGAGCACAAAATGGGTAGATTGTGTAATTCTGTCCTGCAAAGAGAATTAACATTTTAGTCTTTTTCCCTGTGAAGTTTCTCAGTATTTATAAATTCTTATACCtactatgtattttaaaacagtttaatTCTCAgattatcagtttttaaaatacattttattttgcatatataatgtatacagcGGGTTACAAGACAAATATAATAAAGTAGTTATTATTGAACAGAATGAATATGTCTATTACCTCAGCAGccagtttttccatttccatgtGAATGTGTCATGAGTATCCCTCTGTATCCTTCTATATGAATGTAGgttatttaaaggtttttttttttttttcctttagcacATGAGATGTTGGCTGGTGTTGCAGTTGGTCATTTCTGAAAAATTAGGATGAGCTTGATAAAATACAAAAGTCTTTCTGACTTCACATAATAActacatgacattttaaaaattgcttcatTTGTCTCTTTTCAAGTGGATTATGTCTCCAGAGAAGTAAAACCGATTTAAGAGCCAGAATAAGAAACAGCAGCCAGAAGGAGCAAGAGGGTCTCTGTCTGGGACTGTGATTGTGGAGGAGCCTGTCTGGTCAATAGACTTGAGGAAGCTTTAAGTACATATTTACCTTGTTGGTGCCACACCATGAAGctccactgatttttttcccctaaagcAAAGAAACTCCTTTAGTCACATTGACCTGACAGGTAGAAGAAGCACTGACCCAGAACAGAGCAATAATCCTCAGAGCTGTGTCAGACATCATCAGGTCCAACCCTCTTAGTTTTCAGATGGGGAAAGTGAACTACCCTGAGTGTTTCAGGTGGTTTACACCTGGTCCAATAGTCTGCCAAGCACAGAGCTAGTCTGCAGATCTAGTCACCTGCGTGTTCTCCTCGTCTTCGTGTGTTAACACCTCCCTGATTAGCTGTAactggtgcacatacatgtgggaCCAGGGCAAGACTACCCCAGCTGTTGGTGAccacctctcttccttttcctttccagaATGATCCATGTGCTGGATCCACGTCCTTTGACGAGTTCAGTCATGCCAATGGATGTGGCCATGAGAATTTGCTTGGCTCATTCACCACCCCTGAAGAGTTTCCTGGGTCCTTACAgtgactttcaaagaagaaattttgTGAATAAATTGAAGCCTTTGAAACCATGTCTCAATGTCAAGCAGGAAGCCAAATCCCAGAATGAATGGAAGCCCACAAATGACCAAGCCAAGAAGCGGGTTGTGTTTGCCGACTCCAAGGGGTTATCACTCACTGCTATCCACGTCTTCTCTGACTTCCCAGAAGAACCTGCGTGGGACCTGCAGTTCGATCTCTTGGACCTTAATGATATCTCCTCCAGCTTAAAACTTCATGAAGAGAAAAATTTGGTTTTCGATTTTCCCCAGCCTTCATCTGATTACTTAAGTTTCCGGGACCGTTTTCAGAAGAACTTTGTCTGCCTAGAGAACTGCTCTTTGCAAGAGCGGACAGTGACTGGGACAGTCAAAGTGAAAAATGTGAGCTTTGAGAAGGAGGTTCGGGTCCGAATCACCTTTGACTCCTGGAAAACCTACACAGATGTGGACTGTGTATACATGAAGAATGTTTACAGCAGCTCGGACAGCGACACCTTCTCCTTTGCCATCGACTTACCCTGTGTCATTCCCACTGAGGAGAAAATTGAATTTTGTATTTCTTACCATGCTAATGGGAGGGTCTTCTGGGACAACAATGAGGGTCAGAATTATAGAATTGTCCATGTACAATGGAAACCCGATGGGGTTCAGACACAGATGACACCCCAAGACTGTGCATTCCAACAGGTGGCGCCTAAGACTGAGTTAGAACCCCCAGTCTTTGGCAGTCCGAGGCTTGCTAGTGGCCTCTTCCCAGAGTGGCAGAGCTGGGGGAGATTGGATAACTTGGCCTCCTACCGATGAGTTAGATAGCCTATAGACTGGCTTTGTCTGATCACAATCCTCATGTGATTCTAGGTCTGTTATTGCTCAAAATTAGGaagtcttagttactttccatCAGTAGGTTTAGGTATGAGCTCTTGGGGCCTGGCTATAGATAATATAGTGTCGGGGTCTTTGAGGGTGATGCCACCCAGTCTTGTTTTGGAGGATCAAGTAACAGCCTGGGAACTAGTTTTATAACAGTAACACCTTTTGGGGGGTGCATTCTTCCACTTCCCTCTCAGTTCACTAGCTTTCACTTTGGACAAGGAAAGGATTAAGGACAGTTGATGGTGATGGAACGCTGTGGTTAGGGTGTGAGGAACGTGCAATGTATACGCTAAGGGCTCTGAGGCTTGAGCCAGAGGAGGCGCAGGGGGGCTGATACTTAACCGTTGGTGGGAAAACTTTGTTGGGCATGTGTTTCAAAGTGGGTTTCACAGGTTTCTCCTGAGGAAATAACTCAAAAGGGAAAGAGGTCCATTCTATGCATTCTTGCATAGAAAAATAAAGGGTGTTGGATGGTACTGGGGGAAGACGAACTGTGGCTCTGAAGAATCAAGATCTTgagggctagagatgtagcttggttggtagatgtttgcctagcatgcatgaagcacCATAAAACGGGGGATGGCAACATACGCCTCTAGTCCCATACGttagggtggaggcaggaggatcacaaattcaaggtcatccttgtcaCTTAGaaagttggaggtcagcctgggctgtctcAAGGAGACAACAAGAAGACCTTAAGCGAATCCTTTCGGTTTCAACGTGGTCTATCACAAGCCATGTTTTGGGGAGTGTTTCACCAAATCCAGCTTTGCAGTCTTAACCTGATAAGTGACTTTGCGGTCGAGGCATCATTCTTGGGCTCTTGGTGCAGAATGCTGCCTGACACCAGTCATGCTGTCACCAATGACTAGCAGTATGTAGAGACTCAACATCAGTCATGTTAAAGGTTGACAGCTCTTTCGGTGCCTTGATTAAACCAGAACACTGTAGTAGCTGTTTAAACCGGTTACCTGAATGGCCATCTAATAACAAATGAACTTTTTTGGCCTTATTTGGAGGTCCATTCGCTGGCGTTCTCCTAAAATACTGTTGTATTTTCGGGAGCACTGTCAGTGTACACAAACTCACGTCCTTCATATTGAAGGTGACTCATCTCTCTGCCACACTTTTTTTGATGTGATGTTTGAAGTGGGGACTGACACCAGAGTCTCAGTGCAAGAATCCAGTACCTCTCGAATCCAAGTAGCAGTCTATCTCACGCCTACTTTTTGTCTTGCTGTTTTAATTTCAAGtcaaagtgctttttaaaaagcagatgtgGATTATTTTGAATGTGAACTGTTTTGTATGTACATGAATCCATTTTGTGAGATCTTGAGGGCAGGTGCCCTGGGATGTTTGCTGTTATTGTGCATGTTCTCTGGGGGGTGTTAGGAGAGTGCAGTGGATTGTAACACATGTGATCTGCCATGCTGCAAAAACACTATTGGAATAACTCCACTCTGACAGCATTTGAGGTTTGGCTAGCATCCATAAGTTCTCTGCTGTAAATATCTACACTGTCCCGCATGAGTCTCTTGCTTTAAGAATAAATGTGCTTGGTAGAAGAACCGAGAATGTTTTCTTTCCCCAAACCATAACCAGTCAAACCAGAGGCTTAGCAGTTGGAGTCCTCCTGTTTGGCCTAGCAATGACCAAGCAGAGCTGGTCTGGACTGGGAAATGGATCCACCTGTGGATAGTCACATGCTTCAGTCTCATTAGTGACCAAAGGTCCTACCTCCTGACAGCTGGGGCTTGGATGCAGAGGCGGTAGCTTAGCAGCTGTAACTGTCCCTATCTGTGGTTACTTCTCTCCCATGCTGTCTTCTGGGCCAGGCTTATCTTGGATGGTACCTGTCACTTTTGTAATGGGGAGGGAATGATGTCGGAAGTGTTGGAATGGCTCTTAC
The DNA window shown above is from Cricetulus griseus strain 17A/GY chromosome 3, alternate assembly CriGri-PICRH-1.0, whole genome shotgun sequence and carries:
- the Ppp1r3c gene encoding protein phosphatase 1 regulatory subunit 3C isoform X2, which translates into the protein MSCTRMIHVLDPRPLTSSVMPMDVAMRICLAHSPPLKSFLGPYSDFQRRNFVNKLKPLKPCLNVKQEAKSQNEWKPTNDQAKKRVVFADSKGLSLTAIHVFSDFPEEPAWDLQFDLLDLNDISSSLKLHEEKNLVFDFPQPSSDYLSFRDRFQKNFVCLENCSLQERTVTGTVKVKNVSFEKEVRVRITFDSWKTYTDVDCVYMKNVYSSSDSDTFSFAIDLPCVIPTEEKIEFCISYHANGRVFWDNNEGQNYRIVHVQWKPDGVQTQMTPQDCAFQQVAPKTELEPPVFGSPRLASGLFPEWQSWGRLDNLASYR